In Bacteroidota bacterium, a single genomic region encodes these proteins:
- a CDS encoding DMT family transporter: MHNSPTAGIIAALITLACWTIGTFSFTIASKRYAPVSVNRVRLLYACILLSFVTCIFLQINPTQLFTNPLPMHWVWLGISGIIGLSIGDHFAFSAFKILGSSRTSLFNSFAPGAALIGGVFMLGEHINIIGVLGMGISLAGIAWFIKSNAHNNDKILDKKHISKGILYAILGAVGQGVGLVFAKKGLVLSNEHGLFISPLHATWIRLFIASAFIYTMGIFKVNLWKEFKDISTHKAYFQPIIIGTIFGPVTGVSMSLFAASLMDVSIAQTIFSFLPISVIVTAFLLGKEKIKLPSILAALLSIGGVFVLMWRVEIMQWFGA, from the coding sequence ATGCACAATAGCCCTACCGCAGGCATTATAGCCGCACTAATTACCTTAGCCTGTTGGACCATTGGCACTTTCTCCTTTACTATTGCTTCTAAACGTTACGCACCTGTTTCGGTAAACAGGGTACGTTTATTATATGCCTGTATTTTATTAAGCTTTGTTACCTGTATTTTTCTACAAATAAATCCTACACAATTATTTACCAATCCGTTGCCTATGCATTGGGTATGGCTGGGCATTTCGGGCATTATTGGTTTAAGCATAGGCGATCATTTTGCTTTTAGTGCTTTTAAAATATTAGGCAGTAGCCGTACCAGTTTATTTAATTCATTTGCCCCGGGAGCGGCACTTATTGGTGGTGTTTTTATGTTAGGTGAACACATCAATATAATTGGGGTACTGGGTATGGGTATTTCCCTTGCCGGTATTGCCTGGTTTATAAAAAGCAATGCCCATAACAATGATAAGATTCTTGATAAAAAACACATCAGTAAGGGAATTCTATATGCTATACTTGGAGCAGTTGGCCAAGGTGTTGGGCTGGTATTTGCAAAAAAAGGATTGGTATTAAGCAATGAGCATGGTTTATTTATTTCACCATTACACGCCACCTGGATAAGGTTATTTATTGCTTCTGCTTTTATTTATACCATGGGTATTTTTAAAGTAAACTTATGGAAAGAGTTTAAAGACATAAGCACACATAAAGCGTATTTTCAACCTATTATTATTGGTACTATATTTGGCCCGGTAACGGGAGTAAGTATGTCGTTATTTGCAGCCTCGTTAATGGATGTTTCTATTGCACAAACTATATTTTCTTTCTTACCTATTTCTGTTATTGTAACTGCATTTTTATTGGGCAAAGAAAAAATTAAACTACCTTCTATCTTAGCGGCTTTACTCAGTATTGGCGGTGTGTTTGTATTAATGTGGAGGGTAGAGATTATGCAATGGTTTGGTGCTTAA
- a CDS encoding DUF1573 domain-containing protein: MKKIFLLILSISLGVANLFAQETKAPQAEITFTKTVHDFGIVWDGLPVEYTFEFTNTGKAPLILSNVQPSCGCTAPNWPKEPIMPGQKSKIVVTYSAGSYRNTFNKTITVTSNASNSSLVLTIKGNVKDKPREPQSPVKTQPAEGGF; the protein is encoded by the coding sequence ATGAAAAAAATATTTTTATTGATACTAAGCATTTCTTTAGGTGTTGCCAATTTATTTGCACAGGAAACCAAAGCACCACAGGCTGAAATTACTTTTACTAAAACTGTTCATGACTTTGGTATAGTTTGGGATGGTTTACCTGTAGAATATACTTTTGAATTTACCAATACTGGTAAGGCTCCATTAATATTAAGCAATGTTCAACCTAGCTGTGGTTGCACCGCCCCTAATTGGCCAAAAGAACCTATTATGCCGGGTCAGAAAAGTAAAATAGTGGTTACCTACAGTGCAGGCTCGTACAGAAATACTTTTAACAAAACCATAACAGTAACAAGTAATGCAAGCAATAGCAGCCTTGTATTAACTATAAAAGGCAATGTAAAGGATAAGCCACGTGAACCCCAATCACCCGTAAAAACACAACCTGCCGAAGGGGGATTTTAG
- a CDS encoding trimeric intracellular cation channel family protein, which produces MDFIYILELVGTAFFAISGALSANEKSKPDWLGVSFIGFVTSIGGGSLRDMMLGSFPLSWIRDVNYIYAIILGVVFTSLAYPVLIKLRRTFFLFDTLGIAMFTILGVEKALQFNVNPVIAAIMGMFSAVMGGVIRDVLTNEIPILFQRTIYASACLAGAACYLTLASFHINSNINTSISIALIFTIRFLAVKYNLYLPQFKRDTT; this is translated from the coding sequence ATGGATTTTATTTATATCTTAGAACTGGTCGGCACTGCCTTTTTTGCTATTTCAGGTGCTTTAAGTGCCAACGAAAAATCAAAGCCTGACTGGCTCGGTGTAAGCTTTATTGGTTTTGTTACTTCTATTGGTGGTGGTAGCTTACGCGATATGATGCTGGGGTCATTTCCGCTATCGTGGATTAGGGATGTAAACTATATTTATGCTATTATTTTGGGGGTGGTGTTTACCAGCCTAGCTTACCCTGTATTAATTAAACTACGAAGAACTTTCTTTTTGTTTGACACTTTAGGCATTGCCATGTTTACCATATTGGGTGTTGAAAAAGCTTTACAGTTTAATGTAAACCCCGTAATAGCAGCAATTATGGGTATGTTTTCGGCAGTAATGGGTGGTGTTATAAGGGATGTACTAACCAATGAAATTCCTATATTATTTCAAAGAACCATTTATGCTTCGGCTTGCCTAGCGGGGGCTGCCTGTTACTTAACACTGGCTTCTTTTCATATTAACAGCAATATTAATACGAGTATTTCTATTGCGCTCATTTTTACTATACGCTTTTTGGCTGTTAAGTATAACTTATACTTACCTCAATTTAAAAGAGACACTACCTAA
- a CDS encoding hotdog domain-containing protein has protein sequence MTDEIKTPNIKVVSEIGTTHSFIVFPEDLNYAGSLFGGKVLAEMDLTAVKATRRLLYGTDCDGAVTASLNKVDFKKAAQLGDIIELEAVVKKLGRSSIEIYVHVSKENQQGLVETICNATFVFVSLKNGKPHPHYCMLGISQTHQLN, from the coding sequence ATGACAGACGAAATAAAAACACCCAACATAAAAGTGGTGAGTGAAATTGGAACCACTCACTCTTTTATTGTTTTCCCTGAAGACTTAAACTATGCAGGTAGCTTATTTGGAGGCAAGGTACTTGCCGAAATGGATTTAACTGCTGTAAAAGCTACGCGTAGGTTACTATACGGAACTGATTGTGATGGTGCAGTTACGGCCAGCTTAAACAAGGTTGATTTTAAAAAAGCAGCCCAGCTTGGCGATATTATAGAACTGGAAGCGGTCGTAAAAAAATTAGGCAGAAGCTCCATTGAAATTTACGTACATGTAAGCAAGGAAAATCAACAGGGATTAGTAGAAACTATATGTAATGCTACATTTGTTTTTGTTTCGCTTAAAAACGGAAAACCACACCCGCATTATTGTATGTTGGGCATTAGTCAAACGCATCAATTAAACTAA